A window of Mesotoga sp. UBA6090 genomic DNA:
AAACTTAGTCAGATAACACATGTCTATATTTCCTTGCTAAGCCTGCGAATCTTGCTAGCCTTGAAACGGGATAATCGCTATGTGACTTAGCTGGTTCTTTCATGATCCTATCGAACTCAACTCTGGACATCCCAATTTTCTGGAGAATATTGCAGATATCTTGCTCCATCTGTAACTCATCATATAGAGGTTTCTTCAGTTCTTCTAAAGCCCTTTCCCTTGTCATCTGGCCAGATATGATTAAACTCGAAAAATGCGACTTTCTCTTATCAACGCGAAATTTCTTAGGCAAATAGTAAACTTGGACAAACTTCGTGAAAACTGATTCATAGTGCTTTCCTCCATAATAATTGAATCCCATTTCACTCTCAAGCTCTCTAATTGCTTGATCTCTGTTGTATTCAATGAAATCAAGAGGACGATATGTATTTATTCGATCGATGTATTTTTGACCAATGTATCTCTGAAAAATGCTTATTAGGGGTAACGAATTCAGTGCAGCCTCACCATATTCTTTGTGTATTGCACGAATATGCACACTGTCAGCTGCTGTATGTCCATTTCCTCTTTGTAGGATTGATTCAAGTGAGAAATTAGCTCCAGAAAGGTAGTTTTTCAGATGCAAGCGTTTTGCATATCTTCTTAGAGAAGCTAAGAGCACATTGTCTTGAGGAATCGCGATTCCAGGGACGCCAGCTCGAATGAATGATCTCAATAGGTCCACATACTGAGTTTCATCAGGTTTTTCTATCATTAGCTGGATCTTGCATTTTTCACAGAGTCTCTTGATATTGCTTTTCGCAATTTCCGTATCAAAACCATCATCTATATGCACTGCCAAGATTCTTAAATCCCACTTAGTAGAACCCAAATAAGCTAGAAATGAAGAATCTAGCCCTCCTGACAAACCCATCAAGCAATCGAATTCTTTCCCCTTGCCTTCTCTTTTAAGGTTATTAATCATGAGCTCGAGTTTTCTCTCACCTTCTGAGTTTGGGAAGTAAACCTGATCTTTTCTTGATAATGCGTAATTGCAGTAA
This region includes:
- a CDS encoding N-acetyl sugar amidotransferase, which encodes MGVKICSRCVMDNESDKTIEFLSDGTCNYCNYALSRKDQVYFPNSEGERKLELMINNLKREGKGKEFDCLMGLSGGLDSSFLAYLGSTKWDLRILAVHIDDGFDTEIAKSNIKRLCEKCKIQLMIEKPDETQYVDLLRSFIRAGVPGIAIPQDNVLLASLRRYAKRLHLKNYLSGANFSLESILQRGNGHTAADSVHIRAIHKEYGEAALNSLPLISIFQRYIGQKYIDRINTYRPLDFIEYNRDQAIRELESEMGFNYYGGKHYESVFTKFVQVYYLPKKFRVDKRKSHFSSLIISGQMTRERALEELKKPLYDELQMEQDICNILQKIGMSRVEFDRIMKEPAKSHSDYPVSRLARFAGLARKYRHVLSD